One Candidatus Kapaibacterium sp. genomic window carries:
- a CDS encoding cobalamin-dependent protein (Presence of a B(12) (cobalamin)-binding domain implies dependence on cobalamin itself, in one of its several forms, or in some unusual lineages, dependence on a cobalamin-like analog.) — protein MATTKIALINPESKRTVNYYPTGLCSLSSYVKKYSKKDVVIKIFNYDEDELSYLESFAPDIIGLTSFTHYFKKSVQISKLLKQKFPQSLLVFGGCHISVMPESLQGDFDLAVIGEGEQSFLEIVENFSDISDLSFKSIDGIAYRENGGLFNHQPLYMI, from the coding sequence ATGGCAACAACAAAAATAGCCCTGATAAATCCTGAGTCAAAGAGGACTGTTAATTATTATCCCACCGGATTATGCTCATTAAGCTCTTATGTCAAAAAGTACTCCAAGAAAGATGTTGTTATCAAAATTTTCAATTATGATGAAGATGAACTGTCATATTTGGAAAGTTTTGCCCCTGATATAATTGGATTAACATCATTTACTCATTATTTCAAAAAAAGCGTCCAAATCAGCAAATTGCTAAAACAAAAATTTCCCCAAAGCTTGCTTGTATTCGGCGGTTGCCATATATCTGTAATGCCTGAGTCATTGCAGGGCGATTTCGATTTGGCTGTAATCGGCGAAGGCGAACAAAGCTTTCTCGAGATAGTGGAAAATTTCTCGGACATCTCCGATTTATCTTTCAAATCTATTGATGGGATTGCGTATCGGGAAAATGGCGGTCTGTTCAATCATCAACCGCTTTATATGATTTAA